A single genomic interval of Porphyromonas sp. oral taxon 275 harbors:
- a CDS encoding aminopeptidase P family protein — translation MSSIKERLALLRQAMKAEGLSAYIITSSDAHLSEYTPLRWQGRSWISGFNGSAGTVVVTLDKAGLWTDSRYFLQGAAQLEGSTIELYKMGVPGTPSIEGFLAEELGAGAVVAADGACLSLAEAEDTRRQLEVYGISYRLDKDLLERVWQDRPGIPAKPLFLHPAQYAGRTAAERIAEVRSRLKAQGANATIVTMIDELAWVFNIRGYDVAYNPVGVGFGYIGADDAVLFTLPEKVTEEVRADLTGNGVRILDYTAIDSFVAGLGAEVRLLVDPKRITYRLASQIPAHCRRVSGVSALTQLKAIKNDTELANLRRVMARDGVALTRFFKWLEEALARDESYTEHELDVRLNEYRARGERFYGDSFATICGYQGNGAIVHYHADPETSARVKAEGVLLLDSGGQYIDGTTDITRTIALSAPSDELRTDYTLVLKGHIQIALAKYPEGTRGSQIDILARKALWDRGLNYGHGTGHGVGYFLNVHEGPQNIRTEVNPTELQLGMITSNEPGIYRSGKYGIRIENLVVTELREETEFGRFFGFETVTICFLDNQLVDKSLLTAEELAWYNAYQERVYQTLQPLLSPEEAAWLRTKTAAL, via the coding sequence ATGAGTTCAATCAAAGAGCGCCTAGCACTCCTACGTCAAGCGATGAAGGCCGAGGGCCTCTCCGCCTACATCATCACCTCCTCCGATGCCCACCTCAGCGAATACACCCCCTTGCGCTGGCAGGGGCGTAGCTGGATCAGCGGCTTCAATGGTTCGGCGGGTACCGTCGTCGTCACGCTCGACAAGGCGGGGCTGTGGACGGACTCCCGCTACTTCCTCCAGGGGGCTGCCCAGCTCGAGGGCAGCACGATCGAGCTCTACAAGATGGGCGTCCCAGGGACGCCCAGCATCGAGGGCTTCCTCGCCGAGGAGCTCGGTGCAGGCGCTGTCGTCGCTGCCGATGGCGCCTGTCTATCGCTCGCGGAGGCTGAGGACACGCGCCGTCAGCTCGAGGTCTACGGCATCAGCTACCGCCTCGACAAGGATCTGCTGGAGCGCGTGTGGCAGGATCGCCCTGGCATCCCCGCCAAGCCCCTTTTCCTCCATCCCGCCCAGTATGCAGGCCGTACCGCTGCCGAGCGCATCGCTGAGGTACGCAGTCGCCTGAAGGCTCAGGGAGCCAATGCGACCATTGTGACGATGATCGACGAGCTGGCCTGGGTCTTCAATATCCGCGGCTACGACGTCGCCTACAATCCCGTAGGTGTGGGCTTCGGCTATATCGGAGCGGATGACGCCGTGCTCTTCACCCTCCCCGAGAAGGTCACCGAGGAGGTGCGTGCCGACCTGACGGGCAATGGCGTGCGCATCCTCGACTACACGGCCATCGATAGCTTCGTCGCTGGCCTCGGAGCTGAGGTGCGCCTCTTGGTAGACCCTAAGCGCATCACCTACCGCCTAGCCTCCCAGATCCCTGCGCACTGCCGTCGGGTCTCGGGCGTCTCGGCCCTCACGCAGCTCAAGGCGATCAAGAACGATACCGAGCTGGCGAACCTGCGTCGCGTCATGGCACGCGATGGGGTAGCGCTGACGCGCTTCTTCAAGTGGCTCGAGGAGGCACTGGCCCGTGACGAGAGCTACACCGAGCACGAGCTGGACGTACGTCTCAATGAGTACCGTGCGCGTGGTGAGCGCTTCTACGGCGACAGCTTCGCCACCATCTGCGGCTATCAGGGCAATGGCGCCATCGTGCACTACCACGCCGATCCCGAGACCTCAGCGCGTGTCAAGGCCGAGGGCGTGCTACTGCTCGACAGCGGCGGACAGTACATCGACGGTACGACCGACATCACCCGTACCATCGCCCTCAGCGCCCCTAGCGATGAGCTCCGTACGGACTACACGCTCGTGCTGAAGGGGCACATCCAGATCGCGCTGGCCAAGTATCCCGAGGGCACGCGCGGCAGCCAGATCGACATCCTGGCGCGCAAGGCGCTCTGGGATCGTGGGCTCAACTACGGCCACGGCACAGGGCATGGCGTCGGCTACTTCCTCAACGTGCATGAGGGGCCGCAGAACATCCGCACCGAGGTCAACCCCACGGAGCTGCAGCTCGGGATGATCACCAGCAACGAGCCTGGGATCTACCGCTCGGGCAAGTATGGTATCCGCATCGAGAACCTCGTGGTCACAGAGCTGCGTGAGGAGACCGAGTTCGGCCGCTTCTTTGGCTTCGAGACGGTGACCATCTGCTTCCTGGATAACCAGCTGGTGGACAAGAGCCTGCTGACGGCCGAGGAGCTGGCGTGGTACAATGCCTATCAGGAGCGCGTCTACCAGACGCTGCAGCCCCTGCTGAGCCCCGAGGAGGCCGCCTGGCTACGCACCAAGACCGCGGCGCTCTAG
- a CDS encoding DUF4301 family protein, translating into MEQELFTAQDLEELQRRGISLEEATQQVEDIRQGFPYLEILASASLEDGIISNEPSQEERYMSLWERYLERKDASVYKMVPASGAASRMFKMLFSFLDADYSEPRTEAERRFFDELHHFAFYELLNEACLRNHWKSIPKLLAQGDYKAVVETLLLPKGLGYGSKPKGLLLFHRYDKVERTALEEHFVEGALYARDSLGQVHLHFTISPEHQRDFESLVARVKDCYEEHYSVRYLVSFSQQEPATDTLALTPEGGLFRREDGSLLFRPGGHGSLIRNLNALDADIVFIKNIDNVVLDLYKGPTVMYKKYLGGVLVAIRDQVFGYLRQLDKGKVSHSQLEEMSAFMRDAFGIRLPEVLDDESLAPWLREKLNRPIRVCGMVRNEGEPGGGPFVIRETDGSSSLQILESSQINMADEGQRQFFEAGQYFNPVDLVCSLRDWQGKPFDLERYVNPKTAFIAHKSQVGRELLALERPGLWNGAMHDWNTAFVEVPLETFNPVKEVNDLLRPEHQA; encoded by the coding sequence ATGGAGCAGGAACTATTTACCGCCCAGGACCTCGAGGAACTGCAGCGCCGAGGCATCAGCCTTGAGGAGGCCACCCAGCAGGTAGAGGATATTCGTCAGGGCTTCCCCTACCTAGAGATCCTCGCCTCAGCCTCCCTCGAGGACGGTATCATCAGCAATGAGCCCAGCCAAGAGGAGCGCTATATGAGCCTCTGGGAGCGCTACCTAGAGCGCAAGGACGCCTCGGTGTACAAGATGGTACCCGCCTCGGGCGCTGCCTCGCGTATGTTCAAGATGCTCTTCTCCTTCCTCGACGCCGACTACAGCGAGCCGCGTACCGAGGCCGAGCGCCGCTTCTTCGACGAGCTGCACCACTTTGCCTTCTACGAGCTGCTCAATGAGGCCTGCCTGCGCAACCACTGGAAGAGCATCCCCAAGCTCCTAGCGCAGGGCGACTATAAGGCCGTCGTGGAGACGCTGCTCCTGCCGAAGGGGCTGGGCTATGGGAGCAAGCCGAAGGGACTGCTCCTCTTCCACCGCTACGATAAGGTCGAGCGTACGGCACTGGAGGAGCACTTCGTCGAGGGCGCCCTCTACGCTCGCGATAGCCTCGGTCAGGTACACCTGCACTTCACCATCTCCCCTGAGCATCAGCGTGACTTCGAGAGCCTCGTAGCGCGCGTCAAGGACTGCTACGAGGAGCACTACAGCGTGCGCTATCTGGTGAGCTTCAGCCAGCAGGAGCCCGCGACCGATACGCTGGCGCTGACCCCTGAAGGGGGGCTCTTCCGCCGCGAGGATGGTAGCCTGCTCTTCCGCCCTGGGGGGCATGGCTCGCTGATCCGCAATCTCAATGCGCTGGATGCCGACATCGTCTTCATCAAGAATATCGACAACGTCGTCCTCGACCTGTACAAGGGCCCGACCGTGATGTACAAGAAGTACCTCGGGGGCGTCCTCGTCGCCATCCGCGATCAGGTCTTCGGCTACCTGCGCCAGCTGGATAAGGGCAAGGTGAGCCACAGCCAGCTCGAGGAGATGAGCGCCTTCATGCGCGACGCCTTCGGCATCCGCCTGCCCGAGGTGCTGGACGATGAGTCGCTAGCACCCTGGCTACGTGAGAAGCTGAACCGCCCCATCCGCGTCTGCGGTATGGTGCGCAACGAGGGTGAGCCCGGCGGGGGACCCTTTGTCATCCGCGAGACCGACGGCAGCAGCTCGCTGCAGATCCTCGAGAGCAGCCAGATCAATATGGCCGACGAGGGGCAGCGTCAGTTCTTCGAGGCCGGGCAGTACTTCAATCCCGTAGACCTCGTCTGTTCGCTGCGCGACTGGCAGGGTAAGCCCTTCGACCTAGAGCGCTACGTCAATCCCAAGACCGCCTTCATCGCCCACAAGAGCCAGGTAGGCCGTGAGCTCCTGGCCCTGGAGCGTCCCGGGCTGTGGAATGGCGCCATGCACGACTGGAATACCGCCTTCGTGGAGGTGCCGCTGGAGACCTTCAACCCCGTCAAGGAGGTCAACGACCTCTTGCGCCCCGAGCATCAGGCTTAG
- a CDS encoding DUF4302 domain-containing protein, which translates to MNYKKILALTAGSLLWMSSCTSSSDLDKLPEAAVRTQQAISETVASLEGHNGYWRLTYYPDSKRAYGGYSMYVQFKDGRVTALSELSTTSTSSTYAVRNIDMPTLAFDTRSNILHHFSTSTEYFRNARGGDFELLLTGTRGDSILLQGRKYRNLMSLVPMTTDPKAEIAALQAMAQKFQGKGLVPVTIGTAGKVELRLHPTYRQLEFVLPGEGTSTSRQQMAFAYTTEGLRFYEPITIGGVTISGFRLSSDGTSVTSLEGDVTTSLVSAPLELATKSYVLYLTTGYASPTLISYFTQVNAALYRSRQARMSTRCYLGVNTEADQQQGLVGNDTQVTSFITMPIFEQSDGSYTRLSYEADFVPVGSDPTQLDILTRDGNETTFWYWYAGTADYWISRLRSRAPYKVETLTDTEGATYYKLSSVKDEKTWFYLYAAQ; encoded by the coding sequence ATGAACTACAAGAAGATCCTAGCCCTCACGGCGGGCTCCCTCCTCTGGATGAGCTCTTGCACCAGCTCGAGCGATCTGGACAAGCTCCCCGAGGCTGCCGTGCGTACCCAGCAGGCGATCTCGGAGACGGTCGCCAGCCTCGAGGGGCATAATGGCTACTGGCGTCTGACCTATTACCCCGACTCGAAGCGCGCCTATGGGGGCTACTCGATGTACGTGCAGTTCAAGGACGGACGCGTCACCGCCCTCTCGGAGCTCTCGACGACCTCCACCAGCTCCACCTACGCCGTGCGCAATATCGATATGCCGACACTGGCCTTCGACACGCGCAGCAATATCCTGCACCACTTCAGTACCTCGACCGAATACTTCCGTAATGCCCGCGGGGGCGACTTCGAGCTGCTGCTGACGGGTACCCGTGGCGATAGCATCCTGCTGCAGGGGCGCAAGTACCGCAATCTCATGAGTCTCGTGCCCATGACGACCGATCCCAAGGCGGAGATCGCGGCCCTGCAGGCTATGGCGCAGAAGTTCCAGGGCAAGGGTCTCGTGCCCGTCACGATCGGCACGGCAGGCAAGGTGGAGCTGCGTCTGCACCCGACCTACCGCCAGCTGGAGTTCGTCCTCCCAGGCGAAGGGACGAGCACGAGCAGGCAGCAGATGGCCTTTGCCTACACGACCGAGGGGCTGCGCTTCTACGAGCCGATCACTATCGGCGGGGTTACGATCTCGGGCTTCCGCCTCTCGAGCGACGGCACGAGCGTCACCTCTCTGGAGGGGGATGTCACGACCTCGCTGGTGTCGGCACCTCTGGAGCTGGCTACCAAGAGCTATGTCCTCTACCTCACGACGGGCTATGCCTCCCCTACGCTCATCAGCTACTTCACCCAGGTCAATGCCGCCCTCTACCGCAGCCGCCAGGCACGTATGAGTACGCGCTGCTACCTAGGGGTGAATACCGAGGCGGATCAGCAGCAAGGCCTCGTGGGCAACGATACCCAGGTGACGAGCTTCATCACGATGCCCATCTTCGAGCAGTCGGACGGCAGCTACACGCGTCTCTCCTACGAGGCGGACTTTGTCCCCGTGGGCAGTGACCCGACACAGCTGGACATCCTGACGCGTGACGGCAACGAGACGACCTTCTGGTACTGGTACGCTGGGACGGCCGATTACTGGATCTCGCGCCTGCGCTCCCGTGCGCCCTACAAGGTGGAGACGCTGACCGATACGGAGGGCGCGACCTACTACAAGCTCTCCAGCGTCAAGGACGAGAAGACGTGGTTCTACCTCTACGCGGCTCAGTAG
- a CDS encoding substrate import-associated zinc metallohydrolase lipoprotein, protein MTLRNASLWALGSLLMALGSCRKVDADITSGSVLSPASSRTAMDEYIEREITSPYNIQIYYRYTESEIGRNWVTSPANEQNSLQFVNVLKYLFLEPYTEVMGVDFVRRFTPQAFVLTGLLAYNPPPSNSNTRASTVNGIKIIFMNINSFDFPSLGNYYHTMDSLKKVLETDSSVQSEYDQWKNWLDGQNSAYLDRLKDVYLRTMYHEAAHTFHQRVEPTTDFDKITSLDYRQADWISGWTREGKKSIEYGFITNYASQEPHEDFAELFGNYVIMSTEEWEAKLVSADVVPSGRTRSGRSIIEEKIRIIKDYMLNTWGLDMDKLRAQLQKRYPDFARQDFTTMTSSTTQQ, encoded by the coding sequence ATGACTCTAAGGAACGCCTCCCTGTGGGCCCTCGGCTCGCTCCTGATGGCCCTCGGCAGCTGCCGCAAGGTGGATGCAGATATTACCTCGGGCTCTGTACTCAGCCCTGCCTCCAGCCGCACGGCTATGGATGAGTACATCGAGCGTGAGATCACCTCGCCCTACAACATACAGATCTACTACCGCTATACCGAGAGTGAGATCGGGCGCAACTGGGTGACCTCGCCTGCCAACGAGCAGAATAGCCTCCAGTTCGTCAACGTCCTGAAGTACCTCTTCCTCGAGCCCTACACCGAGGTGATGGGGGTGGACTTCGTGCGCCGCTTCACGCCTCAGGCCTTTGTCCTCACGGGGCTCCTGGCCTACAACCCACCGCCTAGCAACTCCAACACACGTGCCTCGACGGTCAACGGGATCAAGATCATCTTCATGAACATCAATAGCTTCGACTTCCCCTCGCTGGGCAACTACTACCATACGATGGATAGTCTGAAGAAGGTGCTGGAGACGGACAGCTCGGTGCAGTCGGAGTACGATCAGTGGAAGAACTGGCTGGACGGGCAGAACTCAGCCTACCTCGACCGTCTCAAGGATGTCTACCTCCGCACGATGTACCACGAGGCTGCGCACACCTTCCACCAGCGTGTCGAGCCCACGACGGACTTCGATAAGATCACCTCGCTGGACTACCGACAGGCCGACTGGATCTCGGGCTGGACGCGCGAGGGTAAGAAGTCCATCGAGTACGGCTTCATCACCAACTACGCCAGCCAGGAGCCGCACGAGGACTTCGCCGAGCTCTTCGGGAACTATGTCATCATGAGCACCGAGGAGTGGGAGGCTAAGCTCGTCTCGGCCGATGTCGTCCCCTCGGGGCGCACCCGCTCGGGTCGCTCCATCATCGAGGAGAAGATCCGTATCATCAAGGACTACATGCTCAATACCTGGGGCCTCGATATGGACAAGCTCCGTGCGCAGCTGCAGAAGCGCTACCCTGACTTTGCGCGGCAGGACTTCACTACTATGACCTCATCCACGACACAGCAATGA